In a single window of the Anguilla rostrata isolate EN2019 chromosome 4, ASM1855537v3, whole genome shotgun sequence genome:
- the LOC135252664 gene encoding polymeric immunoglobulin receptor-like isoform X1 → MESLHLLIILWAVLPVTYSLSSLKEIRGQKGGSVWIPCYYDVKYRNSGKLFFYKNIFGRHILAQTESILTTGAADRITIHDDKSLGIFTITMKRLKKSDEGYYYCGLKREKEIEEFDLFLSVNAGDYGLSINSNRNVFTGQEKGSLAVSCKYTRAKYVSFIKYWCRGRDFDSCQELKRSDSPRHYNKRVSIRDNATSQEFTVTMTGLQSTDSDWYWCAIEKAHSHERVPAYIRVMQASETELQIDTSTSLQSTATNVMSRNQSVKSTNNTEHQSETAGTHSVAEDSRAHLTIALVIGSLLLLFLAAGVFTLRMKRNRRVENQNEKRAMQPQGEGPTEVDTEPPSEDMQYAVILFHRKTKDDTKPSRDPEDSVTYSAIGIKGTPDTYMSEN, encoded by the exons ATGGAATCCCTTCATCTTCTGATTATTCTCTGGGCTGTTCTCCCTG TAACATACAGTCTGTCATCACTGAAGGAAATTAGGGGACAAAAAGGAGGATCAGTGTGGATTCCCTGTTATTACGATGTTAAATACAGAAACAgtgggaaattatttttttacaaaaatatatttggccGCCATATTTTGGCACAAACGGAATCGATTTTAACAACTGGAGCTGCTGATAGAATCACAATCCATGATGATAAATCTCTTGGAATATTCACCATTACAATGAAGAGGCTAAAGAAGAGTGATGAAGGTTATTACTACTGTGGTCtgaaaagagagaaggagattgAGGAATTTGATCTGTTCCTCAGTGTGAATGCAG GTGACTATGGTCTGTCCATCAACAGCAACAGAAATGTGTTCACAGGACAGGAGAAGGGGTCACTTGCGGTCTCCTGTAAATATACCCGTGCCAAATATGTGAGCTTTATAAAATACTGGTGTAGGGGGAGAGACTTTGACTCCTGTCAAGAATTAAAAAGATCAGATTCTCCCAGGCATTACAATAAAAGAGTATCAATCAGAGATAACGCCACAAGTCAAGAATTTACAGTGACTATGACCGGTCTGCAGAGTACAGACTCAGACTGGTACTGGTGTGCAATAGAAAAGGCGCATTCACATGAAAGAGTCCCTGCCTACATCAGAGTCATGCAAG catCTGAAACTGAACTACAAATAGACACATCAACATCCCTGCAGTCGACAGCGACTAATGTGATGAGCAGAAATCAAAGTGTTAAGTCTACCAATAACACTGAACATCAATCAGAAACAGCAGGAACGCACAG TGTAGCTGAAGACAGCAGAGCTCATTTGACCATTGCCCTAGTGATTGGTAGCCTGCTTCTTCTTTTCCTGGCAGCCGGAGTTTTTACTCTTAGAATGAAGAGGAACAGGAGGG TggaaaatcaaaatgaaaaaagggctATGCAACCACAAGGAGAAGGACCAACTGAAGTG GACACAGAACCACCTTCAGAGGACATGCagtatgcagttattttatttcacaggaaAACAAAGGACGACACAAAG CCATCTAGGGACCCTGAAGACAGTGTCACTTACTCTGCTATTGGCATCAAAGGGACACCAGATACGTACATGTCTGAAAACTAA
- the LOC135252664 gene encoding CMRF35-like molecule 3 isoform X2: protein MKRLKKSDEGYYYCGLKREKEIEEFDLFLSVNAGDYGLSINSNRNVFTGQEKGSLAVSCKYTRAKYVSFIKYWCRGRDFDSCQELKRSDSPRHYNKRVSIRDNATSQEFTVTMTGLQSTDSDWYWCAIEKAHSHERVPAYIRVMQASETELQIDTSTSLQSTATNVMSRNQSVKSTNNTEHQSETAGTHSVAEDSRAHLTIALVIGSLLLLFLAAGVFTLRMKRNRRVENQNEKRAMQPQGEGPTEVDTEPPSEDMQYAVILFHRKTKDDTKPSRDPEDSVTYSAIGIKGTPDTYMSEN from the exons ATGAAGAGGCTAAAGAAGAGTGATGAAGGTTATTACTACTGTGGTCtgaaaagagagaaggagattgAGGAATTTGATCTGTTCCTCAGTGTGAATGCAG GTGACTATGGTCTGTCCATCAACAGCAACAGAAATGTGTTCACAGGACAGGAGAAGGGGTCACTTGCGGTCTCCTGTAAATATACCCGTGCCAAATATGTGAGCTTTATAAAATACTGGTGTAGGGGGAGAGACTTTGACTCCTGTCAAGAATTAAAAAGATCAGATTCTCCCAGGCATTACAATAAAAGAGTATCAATCAGAGATAACGCCACAAGTCAAGAATTTACAGTGACTATGACCGGTCTGCAGAGTACAGACTCAGACTGGTACTGGTGTGCAATAGAAAAGGCGCATTCACATGAAAGAGTCCCTGCCTACATCAGAGTCATGCAAG catCTGAAACTGAACTACAAATAGACACATCAACATCCCTGCAGTCGACAGCGACTAATGTGATGAGCAGAAATCAAAGTGTTAAGTCTACCAATAACACTGAACATCAATCAGAAACAGCAGGAACGCACAG TGTAGCTGAAGACAGCAGAGCTCATTTGACCATTGCCCTAGTGATTGGTAGCCTGCTTCTTCTTTTCCTGGCAGCCGGAGTTTTTACTCTTAGAATGAAGAGGAACAGGAGGG TggaaaatcaaaatgaaaaaagggctATGCAACCACAAGGAGAAGGACCAACTGAAGTG GACACAGAACCACCTTCAGAGGACATGCagtatgcagttattttatttcacaggaaAACAAAGGACGACACAAAG CCATCTAGGGACCCTGAAGACAGTGTCACTTACTCTGCTATTGGCATCAAAGGGACACCAGATACGTACATGTCTGAAAACTAA